The Arctopsyche grandis isolate Sample6627 unplaced genomic scaffold, ASM5162203v2 HiC_scaffold_400, whole genome shotgun sequence genome includes a region encoding these proteins:
- the LOC143922118 gene encoding chaperone protein ClpB-like: MLEFSYDVVDLARKDLLDPVIGRGDEIRQITEILSKKTKSNAMLVGKPGVGKTAIINGIEQLIARGECKILEGYKIYNVDVGSLVAGTKHRGEFEKKFSALIQEAQSNNKAILFIDEIHTLLGAGRGGGSLDASNMLKPGLANGTLKIIGATTYDEYRKYVTKDAAFERRFVKVNIKEPSAEDTLIILRGLKASLETHHGVRISDKAMKYAVSVGKKYIPNRRFPDLAIDLIDTACASAIISLNSEPLELIRLTDKLWSLELEKTGVELDIKRDPSLEESLLTVDLKIEEIKKLIAPIEDAYNSEKGHLIEARDIKRKLEQARNLLEKAKRENDKKTAHDIQNTIIPFFEERLKEFAHVEEIKPIHVAEVLSRQSGIPIARLAMKENEKLLVMYDRIKSKIFGQYNAVETVVNSILASKVSLKKDKKPIGSFLFLGPTGVGKTELSKIICEELNDTYENMVILDMSDYSSEISKTKLIGAPAGYVGCDDGGTLTEPIKECPYNVVLLDELDLAHRSNLNILYQLLDEGRVVDGRGVKVLFQNTVIIMTSNLGQEYITDKGSDIKKIEGFTYKNISD, encoded by the exons ATGTTGGAATTTTCTTATGATGTTGTAGATCTTGCGAGAAAAGATCTACTTGATCCAGTAATTGGAAGAGGTGATGAAATTAGACAAATAACTGAAATTCTATCAAAGAAAACTAAAAGCAATGCTATGCTAGTGGGTAAACCAGGTGTTGGGAAAACGGCTATTATTAATGGAATAGAACAGCTAATAGCTAGAGGGGAATGTAAAATACTTGaaggatataaaatttataacgtAGATGTTGGTTCGTTGGTAGCCGGGACTAAACACAGAGGTGaatttgaaaagaaattttcagcattaatTCAAGAAGCTCAATCAAACAATAAAGCCATTCTTTTTATTGATGAAATCCACACTTTATTGGGTGCGGGCAGAGGTGGGGGTTCTTTAGATGCATCTAATATGCTTAAGCCAGGGTTAGCTAACGGCACTTTGAAAATAATAGGAGCAACGACATATGATGAATATAGAAAATATGTAACAAAAGATGCTGCATTTGAAAGAAGGTTCGTGAAAGTAAATATTAAAGAGCCGTCGGCAGAAGATACATTAATTATTCTTAGAGGATTAAAAGCTTCATTAGAAACACATCATGGTGTTAGAATTTCGGACAAAGCTATGAAATATGCAGTTTCAGTAGGGAAGAAGTATATTCCAAATAGAAGATTCCCTGATTTGGCCATTGATTTAATCGATACGGCTTGTGCTTCAGCAATTATTAGTTTGAATAGTGAACCATTGGAACTGATTAGATTAACAGATAAACTTTGGAGCCttgaacttgaaaaaactggCGTTGAATTGGATATTAAGCGCGACCCAAGCTTGGAGGAAAGTTTGCTGACAGTTGATCTTAAAattgaagaaattaaaaaactAATTGCTCCAATCGAAGATGCTTATAATTCTGAAAAGGGGCATCTTATAGAAGCTAGAGATATTAAAAGGAAACTTGAGCAAGCCAGGAATCTTTTAGAAAAAGCTAAGAgagaaaatgacaaaaaaactGCGCATGACATCCAAAATACAATAATCCCATTTTTTGAAGAAAGATTAAAAGAATTTGCTCATGTTGAAGAAATAAAGCCAATTCATGTAGCAGAAGTATTATCAAGGCAGAGTGGAATTCCAATAGCCAGATTAGCAatgaaagaaaatgaaaaactaCTTGTTATGTATGATAGAATCAAAAGCAAAATATTTGGACAATATAATGCCGTTGAAACTGTTGTAAATAGTATTTTAGCTTCTAAAGTAAgtttaaaaaaagataaaaagccGATCgggtcatttttatttttagggcCAACGGGTGTAGGTAAAACTGAATTATCTAAGATTATTTGTGAAGAGCTTAATGATACTTATGAAAATATGGTCATTCTTGACATGTCTGATTACTCTAGTGAAATCAGCAAAACTAAATTGATTGGTGCGCCAGCTGGTTATGTTGGGTGCGATGATGGTGGTACATTAACAGAGCCAATTAAAGAATGCCCATATAATGTAGTTTTATTAGATGAATTAGATTTAGCACATCGCAGTAACCTAAATATCCTTTATCAGTTACTTGATGAAGGAAGAGTTGTTGATGGAAGGGGTGTTAaggttttatttcaaaataccgTTATAATTATGACATCCAATTTAGGACAAGAGTATATTACAGATAAAGGctctgatataaaaaaaatagaag GATTCacttacaaaaatatttcagattga